A region of Anaerolineales bacterium DNA encodes the following proteins:
- a CDS encoding ATP-binding protein: EPTYARALGRGRSKEAELTWGEPAAQEAFRSGQTVLRQEDAGPAVTTRDRRRDYLGLPMMVGGRCVGGLVFGRFGGPPFPAEHIRLAEFVAWHVGQLLENRRMASRIATLEAQRELARMQDEFVSTVSHELRTPLGFIKGYVTTLLRDDIVWERPAQAEFLHIIDEEADRLRELIDNLLDSSRLESGSLGMAVEPVRLAGLARDAASRNQSLHPEMPFSLEVDANLPVVMLDATRISQVLDNLLNNADKYAHGAPVCLRVRQVDQQLRLEVEDHGPGVPAEHLPRLFERFFRVPTHAGTARGTGLGLYICRKIVEAHGGEIGVESRVGSGTTFHLQLPMITAQPEEPGGMA; this comes from the coding sequence GAACCCACCTATGCTCGGGCGCTAGGGAGAGGGCGGTCGAAGGAGGCTGAGCTGACGTGGGGTGAGCCCGCCGCCCAGGAAGCCTTCCGCAGCGGGCAGACGGTGCTCCGCCAAGAGGACGCCGGCCCGGCTGTCACCACCCGCGACCGTCGCCGCGACTATTTGGGCCTGCCGATGATGGTCGGCGGCCGCTGCGTAGGCGGACTAGTCTTCGGCCGCTTCGGCGGCCCCCCCTTCCCTGCCGAGCACATCCGGCTGGCGGAGTTCGTCGCCTGGCATGTCGGCCAGCTGCTCGAGAACCGGCGTATGGCCAGCCGGATCGCGACCCTCGAAGCCCAGCGCGAACTGGCCCGCATGCAGGATGAGTTCGTGTCCACGGTTTCCCACGAGCTGCGCACCCCGCTGGGATTCATCAAGGGCTATGTGACCACGCTGCTGCGGGACGACATCGTCTGGGAGCGCCCGGCTCAAGCCGAGTTCCTGCACATCATCGACGAGGAAGCCGATCGTCTGCGCGAACTGATCGACAACCTGTTGGACTCGTCCCGGCTGGAAAGCGGTTCGCTGGGGATGGCGGTCGAGCCGGTGCGCCTGGCCGGCCTGGCCCGTGACGCTGCGTCACGCAACCAGTCGTTGCACCCCGAGATGCCCTTCAGCCTGGAGGTCGACGCCAACCTGCCGGTGGTCATGCTGGATGCGACCCGGATCTCCCAGGTGCTGGACAACCTGCTCAACAACGCCGACAAGTATGCCCACGGCGCACCGGTCTGCTTGCGCGTCCGGCAGGTCGACCAGCAGCTGCGGCTCGAGGTCGAGGATCATGGCCCGGGCGTCCCGGCCGAACATCTGCCGCGCCTGTTCGAGCGATTCTTCCGTGTGCCCACCCACGCCGGCACTGCCCGAGGCACCGGCCTCGGCCTGTACATCTGCCGCAAGATCGTCGAAGCCCACGGCGGTGAGATCGGAGTCGAGTCCCGGGTAGGCTCCGGAACGACGTTTCACCTCCAGCTCCCGATGATCACCGCCCAGCCTGAGGAACCAGGAGGGATGGCATGA